The following nucleotide sequence is from Sphaeramia orbicularis chromosome 24, fSphaOr1.1, whole genome shotgun sequence.
gggatggagatggagatggaaaAAGAGAAATCATGTCCTGAAGGGtgaagtgtgtgtggggggggtgggcgCTCGAAGTTCAGGGTTAGATGTTGTTTATGAGGGGATGAGGAACGGGGGGAATGAGATGCTgatggaggagggagagaggaaaaCAAACCGTAAAACAGGCGGCTGAGTGGAACAAACGGAGGCGGAGTTCGAGCGGAGGCAGAGGGAATAAGTGGGAGAGTTGACGAACGGCGGTGACAAGTGGAGGGGAAACAAGTGTGGGTACCTGTGAATGGCCGCGAACAGGTCGTCTGTGGTTCGGGGTCGGGAGGGAGTCGGGGTTACCATGCTCTCCTCGGGGGCCCCGTTGGCGGACGGGGCTGGAGACGACTCAGCCGTACTGGAATCGAACACGTCACCTGCGGGAGAAAAATACAGACattacgcacaaacacacacttcagcGGGGCATGCACAAACTCAGGTACCCTCCGTCCTGTCTGTGTTCTGAGGTGGTACAGAGGAGGCGCCCGACTGTCCTCTTACATTCTCTTTCTGCTGTTAGATTCCCTTTCTTCTACTCTAGTTTagcctcttttctcctcctcctcctcctcctctcaaccTCCGCGCTCACGTCTGCGATTCGACTGCCTGAGCCGCTGCGGGCAGTCTCACTTTACGCACGCTCCCCATCCTCCCCTTCATCCCCTTTACCAGATCTGTTCCCTCCCTCTGATATGATGGAGCCCCTCCCCCTTCTCCCTCAAGCCACAAAACGCATCTCCCCTGGGACACTTACCCCCTCCCTTACctcagagtgagagagagagacagggcaTGGACAGAGCGAGGATGAGATTaacagaagaagaggaaaagcACAGGCAAAAATGGGTATTTGGaagtatagatggatggatggaggctTAAAGGAGTGAATAAACAGAAcagtgggtgtatgtgtgtgagtgagtgagtaagtCAGGGGCAGAGAAATAGAGCAATGCGGGAAAAACGAAGGGACACTGGCCATAAGAGATCTATGCATGTACAATCTAGAAGGATGAGTAGAAGCCAGAGTAAAAGAGGATGAATTCAAAAGGCTGCTGCACTGCTGTCCCAGTGATAAGCCGTCTGTGCCGCACCATTTCCACAGATTTCCACCCTTTTAAAGCTTGTGGTTTCAAGTTTGGCTCTTTTGCTTTATAGGACAAAATGAATTTCACAGCTGCCTGCAGAGCTGGCGCCACAGCAAACACAAGAGGAACGTCACTCCCACCCATACAAAGATATGGAAATACGCTTGACTAATTAGTAAACAATGCTACTGGCAGATGGCTCTTAAAAATAGGGTTCTCGCTTCTTAAACGATGACGATGATGAGATATTATAACTAAGTAATGCCAGACTCACCTGTGTCTTCCTCCTTGGAGCTGATGGATCCGGTCGTGCTGCTTGTTccatctccttcctcctcctcttcttcataagtCCCTCCGTTTGTACACACACTCGTGTCTGGGCTGGTGGAAGCTGAGATATGGGACTTTTCCTGTGTTTCTGTGGGAGTTTCACTTCTCTCCTCTACAGACTCAGAGCTCTCAGaggtttcctcctcctcctcctctagttgctcattttcttcttccTTTACATGTATTTGCGGCGCGTCTACCTGGTCTTCTACATACAACAAGCTGTTCGTTTCCTCAGGCTGACAAAGACCCTGTTCTTTGATTGGTTGGGGGTTAAATGGTGGGACAAAGTTAAGTTTGGGTTTCTTGGAGACTGCTGGGGGTTTCTGTTTGGCTGGAGAGCTTTGGGAACTCTGTGGAGGACTCGGCAATGCTTCCCGTCCTTCATATTTATCTTTTCCATTTAGGAGGATGTATGTCTGGTCCTCAATATTTCCATTCAAGACACAACTATCTGGAGTGTCAGTGGAGATGCTGCAGTCTATTAACTCTTGTAAAAGCTTTGACACAGGTGACGGTGTGGAATTGCGGGACTCTTCTTCTGGAGAACAGTTTAACAGTGGTAACACGGTGTGATGCTCCTGGGGGTCAGACTCAATGATCTGGGGCTTAAGACCCTGAATGAGGTCCAGCGCTGTGTCCTGAGCTTTGGTGTGATCCATCCCATTAATCTCCTTCTCTGGCCGTTTGACTGAGCGGAGCTGAACACTCTGCAGAGCGAAGGGGGTGATGAGGGGCTTAGGTGACTGCATGGGGCTGTTGGACAGAGGTGGTTTAGGACCATCCTTCAGTGCCTTTACAACAGATGGGGAGGAGGAAGGTGGCACAATGGAAGgcagtggaggaggtggaggggggtTCATGTTGGGGAAAGGAGGTgggggtggtggaggaggaggaggactgaagcTCCCATTGAAGGATGAGCTAGGGTGGATTAGTGTTTCAGGCGATGGAGGAGGAGGGAATTCTGGAGAGGTGGAGGAAGCGGGAGGGGGGCTCAGAGTTGGGCCTGGTGGAGTGGTTGGTAATGGGGGAGGTGGTGGAGGAGTTAAAGAGCCTGCTGTGGATGTTGGTGGAAGAGGAGGGGGGAAAGGCGGAGGTGGACTGAGAGGAGTGTTGGGAGCCGAAGAGGAGGAAAGTGGCAAGGGTGGAGGTGGCGGTGGAGGAGGACCAGAGTTTTTAAGCGAGTCTGATGTGTTTGAGGAAAGAGAAGTGGAAGAGGAGGAAACGGAAACGGACGAGAGGAGGGATGACTTCCTCTCGGGCACTTTGGGCTTGGGCCGGCTGCCTGAAGGAGACATGGACCGGACGAATGAGGGCACTGGGGTTCCAGCTGTTGGGGTGTTCGACTGGCTGGAGTAGCCACTAGATGGAGACGTCAGCCTGTGTACTCTGTCCGGTGAGGAGGTGGAGGTTTTGGGCTTCACTGCTACCTCTCCCTCCTGACACGGAGCTCTGGTCGTTTGGTTGTTCCTGTGAATCTCACTGTCCTTCTGTATTTCCCCTGGGTGAGGCCCGGCTGACATGTTATCTGTGGCATGGGCTTGAGGAGACTGTGCCCTCTGGTCTCCATGGTGACGGGGATACTCCATGTAGTAGCCCCAGGAATCTGCATAGTCAGAACGCAAGCTGCTTGTGTCACTGTGGGCAGGTGTCACATGGCATAGGGAGTATACATTGGAAACGCCGCCGCAGTTCGCATTAGCTACTAGTGACGCTGCTGAACTACCGGCGCTGATGCTGCTATGACTCCGTGGTCGCAGCACCCAAGGGTCATCGTAGTCACTGCTGGGGCTATGAGACGgcgaagagggtgaagcacctTTACCTTTCCCTCCCCTCAGTCCAATCTGTAAGCTCTGCTGCAAGCTAGCAATTAGTGTCTCATTGAGCATGGCAGCATTTGGCTCATTAGCACCGCTGATGGCGCTAACGCCTCCAAGGGGCTTTTTCCCACCAGGTTTGCGTCTGAGGGAATCTGTGCGAGCTGGGGGCAGCGGAGGCTTCTTGGATTTGCGTAGGGAGATACTGCGGGATAGAGAGCGGTCACTATACAAGCTTCCAGTGTCGTCCTCATTGGCCATCTCACGGCATTCGTACATGCTGTGTCTAGTAGCTCGTCCTGCCGCTGCCCCATGCCCACTTCCATGGCTGCGTGAGCGTAGACCCGAGTCCAGGTGCATGGAGGTGTAGTACCCATCATTGTCCTGGGAATAGAGTGAGCTGGAATCAGTAGTGGTCCTGGAGGAGTGCTCCAGGCTGCTGTACAGCTGGTTGATAGGGGTGGAGCAGCTGGAGGTCAGAGTGCGGTGTGGGACCACCACATTTTCAGGTGTGTCGTATATCCACTGCTCCTCTGGGAGACAGGATGGGGGTGTGGGGGCCAAGGTGCTGTGGCTGTGTACACTGCTGTCGGAGTGGCCCGACTCACTGGCAGGGGCTTCCTGTCCTTTGTGGATAGGTGTAGAAGTGGCCAGTGCTGGGCAGGTGGAGCTGTGGGTGAAGCCTGCAGGACTAGAGGTGGGGGATTCAGCGTTGTGGGAGGAGGCTAGACTGAGTGGTCGAACGTTGGGGTAAACTGAAGGTGAGAGCTGAGTGGTGGTGTTGAGGGTAATGACCTCAGATGAGCTTGGTAAGGTGGCATTTGGGATGAGTGAGGTGGAATATGCAGCATGTGGAGAAACGACACATGCTGGACCACCACCCCACTCGCTGACCTGTGTTCCCCGAACCTCCTGGGACTTGGGCCTGGGTAAGGTGCCTGTCCTTGGGGCATTTCTCATATGCACTGCTGTATCATCAACCTGGAGCTTCCCAATCTGCCTCTGTGGTGTAGTCTGCTCCTCTGACTTGATGGGGGTGCTACTATAGATGGGATCAGCACTGAGGGACACCCTGGCACCCTGTCGGGGTAGACTGTGGTAACGGGACAGGTCTCCGTTAAACTGAGGCAGCATCAAAATTCCAGTGCTGTCACTACTGGAGATGGATATACTGCCGGTGGAGGAGGAAGCAGAAATGCCGGCCATCTGCGCAGCAATTCCCTGTCCTCTTTGTGCCCGGATTCTCCTCATGGATGGGGGTACAACCTTCACTTCCTCTGTTTGACAGCTTGAGTCTCTAGTCTCTGAACGCCGAAGCATTGAGTTGACACTCCCAACTCGGCCCAAAGTGGAATACTGTCCCGGGATGAACATGGAATGTGGCCGAAGCTCTCCACCGCGTCCTTTTGCTGCATGCAAACAATCAGAAGAAGACAATTAAAAAGATGAGAAGCATAACATTGATCATATTATCTCTTTCTGTCACCATTAGTTACTCCACTGCTGCTCTGATTGCTTTAGTTAGGATGCCTTTTACGCTTCAATCTGGACTGTCAGGAGGAAGCTAATTAATTTGATTTGCTGTAGTAACTCTGCCTCATACGTTAATAAGCTCTGGTCTTCTTCATTAAGAAGGAATGGATATGAGGGGAAACAGATTTTCTTTCTATTCTGGTTCTGTATCAGTTCAGTACAAAAGCAAACAGTGCCCTTGGGTCTGAGACAGGCAGCTGGTAAAGAAACTACAAACACATACTGATACAAAGACACAGACTGGCACATGTACAAGCATACAGAAGCGTAGCACATTCATAGAGAGAGCACTGCGTACGATATAAGCAGACAAACACGGAGACACTGACACAGAAATGCAGATGTATCACAGAGACTTACACAAACATACCGGCTACTAAAACAATTTGTAGAAAGGCTCGTTAAGCGAGGGAGGGCTTCTAGTGTATCTCCCATCTGTGGTGGCTCTCCTGTTGATGCTTTGATTCCAAAACACACACTTGCATCCGTTCTTCTCCCTTTCCTTTCTCACTCCCTCTAAGCCACACATACACTCTCTTCCTCCTTTGCTAAAAGCTGGAGTGACAGCTTGGCTGCTGCTGCGATAGATTAAGCTGCAGGTCTACTTCACAGGCAGCTCGAGTGCAAGGAGAGGGAGGGATGAAGCACTGGGACAATTACACCGGCCCAGTAATCATGACATTCAAAGGCTGTCGTCAGCTGGGCACTAACCAGACTTTTAAGCTGTTTTCTTATCAGCCTTGGTCTTATCTCACAGCGATGTAATGGACATTCTCCTTCAATGCTACTGTCATCCCACAGCTCAAACATGTGTAAATAAACGTCAGCCATGCGGTACCATCAGTGTCAGCTTAGTTGAGCAGGGTGTTAAGCAAGCACTAAGCCTACTAAGTAAAGAGGGGACCCCTGAAACTGCATATTTGCAATTTAGCGCTCATCTGTTCAGGAAAACCTGTTTGGCATGTGTATGACACCGAAAACAAAGATAAGGAATCGAACTATAATTTTTTAACAACAATCGCTGCAACAGTCAGTCTGTCATCTAAGAAAGCAACAACACACCAATGACCAGTATGGCCCTAGgattacacacatatacacacaaaggACAGACACAGGACTACAGAAAGTTGACCCAGAAGGATTATGGTGCAATAAGTATTCAAGAAAGGCAATCTCTGCTTTTAAAGTCTCCTATGTGACATGACTTTCCCAAAGGCAAAATCTAAAATGAGTTTTTAAAGAAGAGGGGAAGGACACTTAAAACCATAAAACTACTGCAAAGGATTTCATAAGTGTTTGCTGAATGTGGATGCAGTTAAACAGAGTGGAGGAGAACAAAAAAGGACACTTGCTGGGTAAAACTGAAGCAACTGCTGGGCCTTGAGCCAACACTGTGGACTGTGCAAGTGTTATTTCTCTTTCATTCACTTAGTATGTTAGTCTTTTTCAGAACATGAATCCATGAACTAGTGTTCCAATGCAAATAGGAGCGATGCTTGTTCATTGTGTTGGTAAAGGTCTGTGGACAGTAGAGGGCAACCTATTGGCCCACAGTGATCCATACCTAGCTCCTGGTTGATGTTGTCAGGCAGCCCTGATATAGTCTTTCTGCGTTTGACCTTCTTGGGCCGGCGGGACACGGTGTCAGTGTTAATGAGGGAGCGCCGGATGCTCGCCTGTCGGTCAAACACTGCCCCTGGTAGCCGGGAGGGCGAGAGCAAGGCAGGCGAACACACAGGCAAACAGCAGACGGTTAGTGGAGGGGAAAAAAACTCAACAACATGCAGAAAGTTTACTTTTTTATTGTACATGCAATGTTAGCAGGGTAGGACACGCAAAGGTCATATCATTTCCCTGTAGTGGTATCTATACATACAGACATTTTCTCTTTAACCACAATAGTTTTTTTAATCGTCAATTTGaccaaatacaaagaaaaatatcTGCAAAGCTAGATACTATTAGAGGCAAGTCTGTTTGACTCCTTTTAGTTTTTAATCCACCAGCCAAAGTGCCAAACAATCTCTTCTAAGCTCATTTTCAGAAGCCAAACTTAATCTTGAGAAAGGGCAACTACTAAATTGGCTGGTAAATTGGTCTGAAAACCGTAATTTGATGGAAATTTGTTAATTTTCAACCCTGCTTGTAAGTAAcagatataaatacatacatgttaATGTGTGAAATGTACAGTTCATGCTCAAAACACATGCACATGAAAGATAAGATGAAAGTGCACATCACAACACTCATCCACACACATTTTAATCTCACTCTTTGCACTTTTTTAAGAAACGTAAGAATCTCCCACTAGTAGCAACCCTCCACCCTTTCGGGTATCTGGCTGCTGACAGCCTGCAGGCATTAGGGAAATAGAAAATGATCCGAGGGCAGATAGTGTCTGTCACGTTCCCACTCAAAGTGACAGAAAAGTCTCTGATCtccctctgtgtctgtgttttcctcCCTCTTATTCAGTAATCTAACGTGACAGCAGATGAAGTCAACACTGATTTGTGTGGAGTGGGAACACATTAAGCATTCATTAGTGTCGTAAGGATCACAGGCCTACGAGAATATTGACCCTGACACGAGTAAAATTCAGATGTTGGTACTGAACGGAGGACGTGGAGTTGCTGTGTTGCTCATCTGTTTCACACCTCCTCCCCAAATAATACATTTCCCATGGCAGATGTCTTAGAAGTGACTCATCAGATATGCTCCAGTGTTGTTATATTGACTGTTATAATTGCTACAGGGATCTTTTTAAATGTGTGACTCGAGTGGCAGATAGCGCGGAAAAATACGAAACGCTAACAAGTGGAACTGCGAGGACACATTTGCTGTGTTTGGATGTTCATCTGTCAAACGCTCTGTGATCTGACATAAAGTCGGTGAAGAGCCTTGACCCCTTGCAGAAGCTGCCAAACGGTTTTTAACACACAAATGCACGCTCACGCACGCATAAAGGAAGATGAAGGTCAGATTCCAACAAGCATGATGGAACGGTAGAGAATACACAGCAGACATCTGAGACTGACATATCTGGTGATTTTCCTCTGTGGATGAGCGAATACAATAATTGATTAGTCTATATTCTCTCAACCACAGAGGGATGAATAAAGAGACAGTCTGACATCTTACAAATCTGGCACTTATTTACTGCCTTGTTGAGATGCAGACAAGTGGATCAGTAGAATCACTAGTCTTTATGTGATGCAATAATTTCCCCCTAGGATTAGTTAAGTATTCTTATTCTTTATGTTTCAAGCTCAAACATGACATTAATATTTGTCTTCTTATTTAACTATTAAGACAGTAACCGGGCCAGTTTCCATAAATGTCAGACTGTTCCTTTAAGTCACACAAAACAAAATGCTGGGTTGGTTGCGAGAGGTTAATGGTACAGAAAAGACACCGGGGATGGATGACGCTGGATCGAACTGCTACTTGCTAAGTGATATATGGAACTATAGGACTGAGACAATTTGTTGTCCACCATCAGCACAAATGTAATTGTCACTAGTGGTTGTGAGATGTACATGGATCATGGATGCAGTTGTCTAGACAGGTTTCATACCTGTTACATTGATGGCGACTATGTCTGTGGGAATAGCCTGGGCCGCCTGCCTCATCTTCTCCTCTGGAGTGGGAAGGGGTGCTGCCTTGTTCCATACTGCCAGTCCATCAACCTCTGACCCCTCCCCTTCTTGACCTTGAGGGGTTTGGGGCCTCATGGAGAGCTGAGATTTGTCATCATCCACTGATGAAGCTGTGGACTGAATGAGAATGAAGGAAAAATGGTTAATGAGAGATaaagaagagagaggaagacAGTGGAGGAAGGAAATGAAGTGAAGACAGGACATATTGGAGCAAGATAATGGAAACAAGGGATGATAAAGAGGAAAAGTAAGCAAGACAAAAGGTGTGGGGGGGTCGAGAGGTGATGCTGAGGAAAAGAGACAGGACAGGAAACGGCAATGACAGGCGACAGAAATGACACATGGTGTAGAGTGATGAAAAGTTTAAAAAAGGACATATATAGACAGATATAGAAAAATGTCAAGGTAAAACATCAACATAACTGAACCAAATGTAAGCAGGAATAGGTCAGAATAAAACAGTAGAAGTTAATTGTCCAAAACCAAAACTGACAGATGGTACAAGCTACACTGGCGTACACAAACACTTTAATATATTCCATCTCTGTGACCTTTGAAAGCTTGCGGGGCTGTAAACATGTTTCACAATCAATCAAATCTAAATGGAAACACTCACATTCGCACACAATCGTATACACAAACACAGTCAGAGCGGTTGAAGATAGAAGGATAAAAACAGTGGAGCTGGAGAGAGAACCACTCATGTGTGCAACTGTTCGCACCGTATGGGTACTCAACCGCAGGACAGACCGTGGAGAAGCAATGGAGTAAACATTTTTATCGCATCATTCAGGCCTCAAATTGAGCTGTTAGTCAAAAGCAAACCAGCAATTTCCAGTTCGATGTCTGTGGTAATGCTGTCCGTGTGAAATCGGAGCATGAATCGGCCTGAATCCAGCGCACAGGTAACGCAAATAGTCCAGTGTTGTCATTGTCAGTCCATATTTGTAGCATAAATATTTGTCCTGACTTTTACAGCTTTATCCTCAGTTTGCCAGAATATTTTCCATGTGGGAAATGAAAATGAGCATCACTTTTTTTGGCCCAAAATGAAAAATGCCTACAGCAGCATTTTACATTAGTTATTACATATACATCCATTACGGCGATGTTGACACttccaaacactgaaataaataaggATAGTTGTTGTGGCTGTCATACATACAATACACGGTTGAGTGAATAAATTGGGCGGAGGCAACGTAATAAAGAAAAGAGAGTAGGACAGAGGGAAGGAATCTAGGCAATATAGAGTTTAGTGGCAAGCATGGCTTGTTAGTTTGCATCATTGTGGTTCATCCAGGAGCCCAGTTTCTCCTTTTGAAGCTACTGTCAGACAAAGTTAGCCTCACTGGGCTCGGGACAACAGGAAGTGATGGGGAGGAGTGAGGGGGGACAGAGGAAGGAGGACAAacaggagaacagaggaggagagaaaagagaCTGGGTGCAGATGAAAAGAGGGTGAGCGCACTGAAGGCAAAGACACAAAGCAAgagatggaagaaaacaaaaggaaacaaCATTTTACAAAAGTCAGGGATCGAAATAGGAATCAAACAAGCTACTGGCATCAAAGGGTCTGAGGGACAAAAGAGCCTGGTAATAACAGTGAAACCAGCGAAACCTTTCAAAacgtacatgtaaatattcagaCTTAAACACTAGTTGTCAAAATATTTATGCTCCACTTCACACTAACACTGTGccaaacaaagacaaataaataatagtttctgtgtattttattttctgtctccATAACTGCTTCGTTCTGTCTTTTATCTTTTAGCCTCCAGTGAAATAActggtattttaacccataaagacccaaacagccaccagcgaccaaaaccacccATTGATCCTAAATGaataatatctgttgatccattaatcctaacgATCCATGTGAATAATGcacgtaaaatacagtttgttatcttttcatggtcatcagaaatgacccatttggacattcagaggctccatactgaacgtggaaacactgtcatcttctacaacattggagttgggtcagtgacagtggatggacacttggtttattttcagttaatgatatattttactgaaaaagtcactttttcttcagttttctctgtttttgatataataatctgtaactttaatctgagctttaatgaacatctacatgatcagtaaattaaatataggaaaatacctgattttgactgtaaaaatgcaaaatacaaaggacaatattataataaatgataataaatcacttaataatggttaaatataaagacaaatttatttgggaactaacataaaagtaacactgggactttatgggataaaaaaacaaatggttGCTTCAGTAAATGAGGGGAAAAGTAAAACATAAGTGGAGAAAAGAAACCCTTTCTGATAATGTGGAATTGCAGGACTGAGACCGATCCATTTGTTACCAAATATTAATGATAGTAGAGGTCAACATGTCTCActaatgcagaactttaaattgAACTTGAAGTAAAACGTACAATTCTACTTGTAGCCACTAGGGGGCAGACTGGTACTGTTTAACGCATTCCATGTGAGCTGATGAGATGCTGAATCAGCATTAGATGAGCCTTCATACACCAAAATctgttttctaataatgttagcaaaaaatacatttcagGCAGGTACATCTTGTTTAGGTGCATTTTCTGTGTGTAATGTGCATACTTTGCATCTGTATACCTTCTTGTCATTGTCGTCGTCTTCATAATCCTGCAGGCTGCTGGTGGACTGTAAGGGATCAGTAAAAGTGGGTCCCTGAGAGTAGTACTGGGAGCTCCGAAAACCATCTTTCCTCAGCTTGTCACATTCTggaggacaaaaagaaaaagaaaaacatgtaagAGACAAACACCTGGATAATTATGCCCAAAAATATCATGTTTAGTACCTGACAAAATACATTCACTGAGTCATCTAATAACAGGGACACAAAGTATGATAAAAAGTTTGTCTTTACAGTGAGTCTAACTTAGAGCTTTCAGAGCAGAACATTTCTAAGATATTCCTGATCTTATAGAATGTAATATGCAGATTTCAGAGACTGGCTACTTGgtgcaagcaaaaaaaaaccaaaaaacacccaTATGCAGTGTGAAATATTTACAGGAGACACACATGTAGCATGCACATTGAATGAATATATGAtttctgttcatttgtgtgtgtgagtcatgTGGGCGTACTCCCTGTTGAACGCTGCCAAACTCTGCTCACACCTCGTCTCGTCACCACCTGCTGTGACAGTGTTGtgatgcatgtgtgcgtgtgcatgccaATGTGTGATAGAGTGAGAGCGGACTTTATAAATGAACGTGTGTGAGCTGGGAGGTGGGGGTCTGCGTTccagtctgtcacacacagatGGCAGGACCGTCCCTCTCTCCTCCATCTATCCTTCCTCTCAGGGGACATTTAGCACATCAtccctctttctttttttccctctaatatCATATAGTGCATCCTTTGTCTAGTCTTTTAATAGCTAATTACAAGTACCCTAAGGAAGACAAAAAGATGTTTTGTTTGCATCTGTAACTCCGtactgtattgcactactgctgttACTGTAAATAGGTTTGATTTATATCTTTTATATCATCTTCTAATTTATCTTTCATACcactttattctatttttaccttttttttttaatggcatggCATTTAAATAGCAAGGTGAGAACGAAACGGTATCTTATTTCTCTGtgtgtcctgtgcatctagtgaattgacattaaaaaaaaaaaaaaaaaaaaagctttaaaactTAGAGTCTTATATGCTCATTCAGAAATCTGACAATTCTAGGGGTTTGGGAGTTGAAAAGCTTGAAAACCACTGATCTACCACAGGGGGGAAACCTTACACGTTTTACATATATTAACCAAATGATACATTTATTCTCGAAGTGTTTTCTATCTCCAAGTCCCACTTCATGTATGTAGAGATGTGCTTTTCATGTGGTATACATCACAAGGATGCTGCATTTGATCCCTTTTATGTGCTATTCATCTCCATAGCTAATTGCAGCTCATCTCTAAGGAGACACACGCTGGTGCATGTATAATACTGTCGGTTAATAGGTCCTAATGGGGGTGTCAAAGGTAGCTACTGTAATAGTGAGCTGATGTGCCAGCGGTGTGGAAGAGTGAATTCAGAAAGCACGAGGATAATGAGGATGATGACGAAGATGAGTGCTATTAAGATGATTGGAGCTACGTGATTGGGGGTggtggataaaataaataagcCCTGATAAGGTGGGTGTTGCTTGTTGCTAGGCAGAACAAAATGAGGCGAGCAGAAAGTGACGTGAGTGATACCAACCACAGAGAAAAAAGTGTACCTATGTGGCACTCCAGGAATATAAAGAGCATGTGTCCTATATTTTAtgattcaagtttttatttgattttgtaatggagaatttacatgttttacattcacataactttttagtgttgtttttctatatttcttttcagaaaagaacaaaatctaTTTGTACAattgtttttctgtgtatatctCCAGTGTCTTCACttcttgaccccccccccccctttttttttaaacaacaaaacattaataaaaaaaaataatgatacaaACAACAGTAATATAGTAGCTAAACAACAGTGGGTGTCTGGATTTGTCCCTTTTGAGTGTTCATTAAgtccatccatggtttccagcATTCCTCAAATTTCTCATGTTCTAGTCT
It contains:
- the nhsl1b gene encoding NHS-like protein 1 isoform X5, which codes for MPFHQRSIEPRRVSRLSAREGWKPGEETGPRKLRKPVLFSSLDEVCCHTFTNIIHQLSDLSRHASDIFLGIEMEAGMVFRRSCRIQGRLQSLQGEIRNLDPKKVKIPVSNLDEESKWTVHYTAPWHQQENVFLPGSRPPCVEDLHRQAKVNLKTALRECDKLRKDGFRSSQYYSQGPTFTDPLQSTSSLQDYEDDDNDKKSTASSVDDDKSQLSMRPQTPQGQEGEGSEVDGLAVWNKAAPLPTPEEKMRQAAQAIPTDIVAINVTAKGRGGELRPHSMFIPGQYSTLGRVGSVNSMLRRSETRDSSCQTEEVKVVPPSMRRIRAQRGQGIAAQMAGISASSSTGSISISSSDSTGILMLPQFNGDLSRYHSLPRQGARVSLSADPIYSSTPIKSEEQTTPQRQIGKLQVDDTAVHMRNAPRTGTLPRPKSQEVRGTQVSEWGGGPACVVSPHAAYSTSLIPNATLPSSSEVITLNTTTQLSPSVYPNVRPLSLASSHNAESPTSSPAGFTHSSTCPALATSTPIHKGQEAPASESGHSDSSVHSHSTLAPTPPSCLPEEQWIYDTPENVVVPHRTLTSSCSTPINQLYSSLEHSSRTTTDSSSLYSQDNDGYYTSMHLDSGLRSRSHGSGHGAAAGRATRHSMYECREMANEDDTGSLYSDRSLSRSISLRKSKKPPLPPARTDSLRRKPGGKKPLGGVSAISGANEPNAAMLNETLIASLQQSLQIGLRGGKGKGASPSSPSHSPSSDYDDPWVLRPRSHSSISAGSSAASLVANANCGGVSNVYSLCHVTPAHSDTSSLRSDYADSWGYYMEYPRHHGDQRAQSPQAHATDNMSAGPHPGEIQKDSEIHRNNQTTRAPCQEGEVAVKPKTSTSSPDRVHRLTSPSSGYSSQSNTPTAGTPVPSFVRSMSPSGSRPKPKVPERKSSLLSSVSVSSSSTSLSSNTSDSLKNSGPPPPPPPPLPLSSSSAPNTPLSPPPPFPPPLPPTSTAGSLTPPPPPPLPTTPPGPTLSPPPASSTSPEFPPPPSPETLIHPSSSFNGSFSPPPPPPPPPPFPNMNPPPPPPLPSIVPPSSSPSVVKALKDGPKPPLSNSPMQSPKPLITPFALQSVQLRSVKRPEKEINGMDHTKAQDTALDLIQGLKPQIIESDPQEHHTVLPLLNCSPEEESRNSTPSPVSKLLQELIDCSISTDTPDSCVLNGNIEDQTYILLNGKDKYEGREALPSPPQSSQSSPAKQKPPAVSKKPKLNFVPPFNPQPIKEQGLCQPEETNSLLYVEDQVDAPQIHVKEEENEQLEEEEEETSESSESVEERSETPTETQEKSHISASTSPDTSVCTNGGTYEEEEEEGDGTSSTTGSISSKEEDTGDVFDSSTAESSPAPSANGAPEESMVTPTPSRPRTTDDLFAAIHSGGMQWEGAPFLERSKRKVLGRKESEEDKSRSGSHSHSPPVTPTGASPGMVSSLPRQSSAIQRSLRKSSTSSDTFKALLLKKGSRSETSFRMSATEMLRSTDPRFQRTRSESALDPPAASPSSPTAPQSPCASPGRGKRSSDDWNRCEALALSSPTSSFSMSGMKYGRSRTPPSAASSKYNARSRILSSPMTVICEREGELAESEYGDTAESISVVQTLPALRDSNGTLSDEGRS